A part of Camelus bactrianus isolate YW-2024 breed Bactrian camel chromosome 7, ASM4877302v1, whole genome shotgun sequence genomic DNA contains:
- the BZW2 gene encoding eIF5-mimic protein 1 isoform X2, producing the protein MNKHQKPVLTGQRFKTRKRDEKEKFEPTVFRDTLVQGLNEAGDDLEAVAKFLDSTGSRLDYRRYADTLFDILVAGSMLAPGGTRIDDGDKTKMTNHCVFSANEDHETIRNYAQVFNKLIRRYKYLEKAFEDEMKKLLLFLKAFSETEQTKLAMLSGILLGNGTLPATILTSLFTDSLVKEGIAASFAVKLFKAWMAEKDANSVTSSLRKANLDKRLLELFPVNRQSVDHFAKYFTDAGLKELSDFLRVQQSLGTRKELQKELQERLSQECPIKEVVLYVKEEMKRNDLPETAVIGLLWTCIMNAVEWNKKEELVAEQALKHLKQYAPLLAVFSSQGQSELILLQKVQEYCYDNIHFMKAFQKIVVLFYKADVLSEEVILKWYKEAHVAKGKSVFLDQMKKFVEWLQNAEEESESEGEEN; encoded by the exons atgaaaaagagaaattcGAACCCACAGTCTTCAGGGATACACTTGTCCAGGGGCTTAATGAAGCTGGTGATGACCTTGAAGCTGTAGCCAAGTTTCTGGACTCAACAGGCTCAAGATTAGATTATCGTCGCTATGCAGACACGCTCTTCGACATCCTGGTGGCCGGCAGTATGCTTG CCCCTGGAGGAACACGCATAGATGATGGTGACAAGACAAAGATGACCAACCACTGTGTGTTTTCAGCAAATGAAGATCATGAAACCATCCGAAACTATGCTCAG gtcttcaatAAACTCATCAGGAGATATAAGTATTTGGAAAAGGCgtttgaggatgaaatgaaaaag CTTCTCCTCTTCCTTAAAGCCTTTTCCGAAACAGAGCAGACAAAGTTGGCAATGCTGTCGGGGATCCTGCTAGGTAACGGCACCCTTCCTGCTACCATCCTCACCAGTCTCTTCACTGATAGCCTCGTCAAAGAAG GCATTGCAGCCTCATTTGCTGTCAAGCTTTTTAAAGCGTGGATGGCAGAAAAAGATGCCAACTCTGTTACCTCCTCTTTGAGAAAAGCCAACTTAGACAAGAGGCTGCTT gaACTCTTTCCAGTTAATAGACAGAGCGTGGATCATTTCGCTAAATATTTCACTGACGCAGGTCTGAAGGAGCTTTCTGACTTCCTCCGAGTCCAGCAGTCCCTGGGCACCAGGAAGGAACTGCAGAAGGAGCTCCAGGAGCGTCTTTCTCAGGAATGCCCCATCAAGGAG GTGGTGCTCTACGTGAAGGAAGAGATGAAGAGGAATGATCTTCCGGAAACAGCAGTGATTGGACTTCTGTGGACCTGTATAATGAATGCCGTGGAATGGAACAAGAAGGAAGAACTCGTTGCAGAGCAAGCCCTCAAGCACCTGAAG CAATACGCTCCACTCCTGGCTGTGTTCAGCTCCCAAGGCCAATCAGAGCTGATCCTTCTCCAGAAGGTGCAAGAATACTGTTATGACAACATCCATTTCATGAAAGCCTTTCAGAAGATCGTGGTTCTTTTTTACAAAG CTGACGTGCTGAGTGAGGAAGTGATACTGAAATGGTATAAAGAAGCACATGTTGCCAAAGGCAAAAGTGTTTTTCTTGACCAGATGAAGAAATTTGTCGAGTGGTTACAAAACGCAGAAGAAG AGTCTGAATCGGAAGGTGAAGAGAATTAG